The Haloplanus sp. CK5-1 genome segment CGCCGCCGAACTCCCCGTCGGCATCGTCACCGCGGCGATCGGTGCGCCCTTCTTCCTCTACCTGCTTCGCAACCGGGAGGTGCACACGCCGTGACGCCGGCCATCGACGTCGACGGCGTCTCCGTCGCCTTCGGCGGGAGCGAGGTGCTGTCGTCGGTGTCGACGACCGTCGACGAGGGACGGTTCGTCGGGCTCGTCGGCCCCAACGGTGCGGGCAAGACGACCCTGTTGCGGACCCTCAACGGTGCCCTCGATCCGGACACCGGGACGGTGCGCGTCGCCGGTCGTCGACTCGACGACCTCGGGTCGCGCGCGGCGAGTCGGCTGGTCGCGACCGTGCCACAGTCGACCGCGTCGACCTTCTCGTTCGACGTGCGCCGGGTCGTCGGCATGGGGCGGACACCCCACGTCGGCCGGTTCGAGGGCTGGACTGAGACCGACCGACGGGCCGTCGAGGACGCGATTGACCGCGCCGCGGTCGGCGGTCTGGCCGATCGCCCGGTGACCGACGTGAGCGGCGGCGAGCGCCAGCGGGTGTTCCTCGCCCGCGCGCTCGCTCAGAACACGCCCGTGCTCCTCCTCGACGAACCCACCTCCGACCTCGACGTGAACCACCAAGTCCGGACGCTCGACATCGTCTCCGACCTCGTCGACGAGGGGCGGACCGTCGTCGCGGCCATCCACGACCTGGATCTGGCGGCGCGCTACTGCGACGAACTCCGCCTGCTCCACGACGGCCGGATCCGGGCGGCCGGGTCCCCGACCGAGGTTCTCACCGAGTCGGCGGTCGAGACGGCATTCGACGCGACGGCGACGGTCACGCCCCATCCCGTCACCGGGACACCGTCCGTGACCGCCTTCGCGACGGCGGGCGAGGCGGCCGGTCGCGTCCACGTCGTCGGCGGCGGCGGGACGGCCACGCCCCTACTTCACCGCCTCGACGCCGCCGGCTTCGACCTCTCGGTCGGGGCCGTCGGCACCGACGACACCGACGCCGAGGCGGGGCGGGCGCTCGACTGCGACCTCCTGACCGTGCCGCCGTACGCACCCATCGACGCCGTGACGGGCGAGGACGTGGCCGACGCCGTCCGACGCGCCGACGCCGTCGTCGTGGCTGACGCGACGATAGCACCGGGGAACCTGTCGAACTTCGTCGCCGCCGCCGACGCCGACACGCCCGTCGTCGTCGACGGCCGGCCGATCGGGGAGCGCAACCTCGCCGGGGCCGAGGGGCGGCAGGCCGTGGCGCGCCTCCGGAGCCGTGGAGTCGTCGTTCCCGAGGACGGCGTCGTCGAGGCCGTATGCCGGATCGTCGACGGCGAACGCGGGGACTGGGAGGGAGGAGGACCGACCCCGAGCGAGCGGTCGGGTCGACGTCCACGGCCATACCCCGGTGACCCCACCTGACCGCGAAGCGTCATCCTTACTCGCGGGCGGCGCGAATCCCGCCCATGGAACGGCCCTGCGTTCGCGTGCCGCGGGAGGCCGGCGAGCGAACCCGTGAGACGCTCGCGGCGGCCGACCTCGTCGACGAGGCACACGAGATCGTCGTCGACGACGGCGACATCTACCTCCCGGTGACCGATGCCGACGCCGCCGAGAGGGAGGGATACGATGTCGTCTACCGCGACGTACCGACACACGACACCCAGCGAACCCCCGCGGATCTGCTCGGCTTCGATCCCTCCTACGAGCGCCTCGGCGACGTGGCGATCCTCGACGAGGACGACCCCGATCGGGCACGGCGGATCGCCGACGCCATCCTCGACTCCGACCTCCCCGTCCGCGCGGTGCTCGACCGCGCCTCGAAGGTGAAAGGCGACCTCCGGGTGCGCGACTGGACCGTCCTCGCCGCCGAGGACCGGGACGGTCGACCGCCGACCGAACTCGTCCACCGCGAGTACGGCTTCGACTACCTGCTCGACCTCTCGACGGTGTACTTCTCGCCGCGCCTGGCCACCGAGCGCCACCGCGTCACCGAGCAGACGGCCGAGGACGAACGCGCCGTCGACATGTTCGCCGGCGTCGGCCCCTTCGTGATCCCGATGGCTGCCCGGGGCGCGACCGTCGTCGGCGTCGACCTCAACCCAACAGCGATCGAGTTCCTCCGGGAGAACGCCCACCGGAACGGCGTCGAGGAACGCGTCACCGCGATTCAGGGTGACGTGCGCGACGTGGCCGCCGACCACGCCGACGCCGCCGACCGAATCGTGATGAACCTCCCCCACAGCGCCGACGACTTCCTCGACGCCGCCGCCACCCTCGCCGGCGACGACTGTGTCCTCCACTACTACGACATCCAACACGAGGACGACCCGTTCGGTCCCGGGGAGCGGGCGATTCGGGAGGCTGCGACCGGATACGACGTCGACGTGGAGACGCGACACGTCGTCCGATCCTACGCCCCCCACGAACTCAACGTCTGTCTCGACGTCCGGCTGTCGCGGTAGCGGGGCGTTTCGGAACCCTTATTTGAACGATGGCAGTACGAACGAGTGCGCGCCGGTGTAGCTCAGCTGGCAGAGCGATTCCTTCGTAAGGAATAGGCCGAGGGTTCAAATCCCTCCACCGGCTCTTCTGACCGAACGACGTGAGACCCAAGAGCCCCGTGTGGGGGATTTGAGCCGGACGTGATTCATAATCTCCGGGGTTCTCGATGTGGGGGATTCCACTGGGGCGGTTCCGGAGTCGTCCGTCGGCGTGTAGACGTGGAGGAGAGGGCCGCCGTTCGGTCGGTCCCCGATGTTCGTGAGTACCCACGACCGCCGACGAACGTGACGTGGTCGCCGACCTCGAAGTTAGTCGTCCTGCACTACCGACTCGACGATTTCGATCTCCTCGTCGGTCAGTCCGTAGAGGTCGTAGACGGCCTCGTCGATACGTCGGTCGGTCTTCTCGATTTTCTCGTCCAGCTCGTCAGCTCGCTCCGCAACCTCGATATAGCGCCGAAGGTCGTCAGCGACGTCGTCGGGGTCAGGGAGCGTAATTGCCTTCAACCGGTCGATGAGGGAGTTCGTCTTCGTGGCGTTGTCGCGGAAGCCCGCGAAGCCGTCGGCCTCCGCGACCGCGACGGAAACGAATGCCTCGACCAGCGCGGCCTCCTCGTCGTCGAGATCCGTGAGCGAGAAGGCTTCCCTGTAGTCGCTCTCCGTGTATCCCCACCGGTCGGTTTCGTGCTCGTCCTCGTCTTCGGGCTTGTAGCGAGCCGTAGCGTAGAGGGTGACGCGGCGGCCATCGCGCTCGGTTTGGGCGCCCCCGACACGCAGGTTCTCGTACTCCTCTGTGGTCGCGTCGAGGATGCTGGCGTCGGTCGGCTGGAAGAGACCGACATCGGGGAGGGCCGGGCCCGCTTCGTAGTTGCCGAGGTAGTCGAGGATGTTCGTATCGAGACTGTCCCGTCGTCTCCGAAGCTCACTCAATTCCGTACCGAACCGATGAAGCGCAGCGTACAGTTCAGCGCGGGAACGTTCCGTCGATTCAGCTCCGGGCGCGGCTGCCGCGTCGTAGTCCGGCACCCCCTCGGGAACGGGGAGACATATCTTCTTCAGATGGCGAGGGAAGAAATCCAAAGCTCCGGATTCGATTTCCCTAAACGTGAACGATGTTACCGAGCTGTTGAGAATTCCCACGGTTGCATACATACTGAACAGTTCACTGTACTGTCTATTCTGTCGGGACACCTCGACCTGCGATACGTCCGTCTCTCGGAGTGCCTCGTACGGGACAGCGTTCAACGTCTTCTCGTTATTATAGTACCCCTCCTCGTCGACAGCGAACATCGGTCTACCTTCCCCGATCGTCCGGGCGCCAACTATCTTCCTCGTTTCGAATAGTTCACGAAAAGCCGGTGCCTTGTGTCGCGTTGGTGAATAATCGATATACCAGTTGGAGTGAATCCTCCATCGTCCGATGTGCTTCCCTTCGATATACCGCTTCATCACCTCGTCGGGGTCGTCCGTTTCGATAAAATCGTATTTACTGTCCCCATCAGCGGTGTGGGGCTCCATCCCCTTGGAGACGTAGAACGCGTTCTGAAGCGCGACCCCCTCCGATACCTTTTCTCGTATCGACATGTTCAGCCCCTCTTCGGAGAGGGGAATCCGATATTCGTTCCCTTCGGATAGTAGATCGTATGGGAACGTATGGGTGGAGACGAACTCTCCCTCGGTTTTCGTCTCGATTGCTTCGATAGAGACGTTCTCTACGATCCCCGAATCCCCTCGTGCTACGAAGATTATGTTATCCACTTGCGCGTCTTCGAAGACGACCCGCTCGCGGAGATCGAGCACCGTCTCTAAACTCAGTTCAGACGCGAACAGTTTCCTACAGTTCTCGGCATATGCCTGCCCGCAAAACGTATCCGGAACGATCATCGATACCCGTCCGGTTCGGCGGAGTAGTTCGGACCCTCTCTCGATAAAGAGTCCATAAATATCGTAGTGTCCGGAGGCCGAGCCGTATCTAGTTCGGAGGAACTCGTCTTGCCCCAGATCCCGATTCCAAGCGGAGATATACGGTGGATTTCCGATTACGGCATCGAACCCGGCGCTACGTTGTCTGTTTCCGTTGGAGTCGTAGAATGCCACGGGGAACTCTAGCTGCCAGTGGAAGAACGATTCCTCCTCGGCCATCGCCTGCGCACTGCGGAACCAGTCTCGGTCCTGTATTGCTTCCCACGAGTCGTCCCGGAGCGCTTCGGCCATCCTCTCGTAGGCGTCACTGGGCACGTCCAGCCCGAACGCCTCGGCCGTATGGACGTTCGCCATCGCCAGCAGGCGTTGGTACAACGGGTCGCCACGGACCCCTTGGAAAGCGGCCTCCATCTCCTTGATGGCTGCCAACGACTCGTTGTCGACGGAGAGCAAGTCCTGAAACCGATCCATGACGTGTTCGAGCGCCTGCCGGCGCGCTTGGGCGAACGACTGCTGGAGGGTGAGTTGGCCATCCGCTGTCGCGGATTCGCCATCCGAAAGCACGTCTCCGACGTCGCTTCCGACCAGCGAGTTGCCCGCCTTCAGATGATGATCGAGGAACGCCAACGGCTGCTCGGCAGCGAGCGTACGGAGCCACAGCGACACCTTTGCCAACTCCACCGCGAGCGGGTTCAAATCGACCCCGTAGATACAGCGCTGGGCGACCTGCCGCCGTGCCCAGTTGATATCGCGTGATCGGTCGATGGACTCGATGCCCTGCTGTTCGGCCTGTCGCTCTTGTGCGTTGATAATCTCCCGAGCGAGGTAATCGATCGCGTTCGTCAGGAAGTGTCCGCTCCCCATCGCCGGATCGAGGACTTTCAACTCGAACACACGGTCGGCGAAGTCTTCGGCGAACTGGCCTCCACCTTCGTGTCCCCAGGGGTCCGACGCGAGCAGATCCTCGTAGACGTCGTCGACGAGCGGTTCCAACGTCTCTTCGACGATGTACTCGACGACGTACTCCGGCGTGTAGTACGACCCCGTCGCTTTCCGTTCGCCGGACCCGGTCGTGAGGTGAACGTCTCCCGCCTCGACGATCACCTCGTCACCCTCGCCGGCGGGGACGTACTCACCGTCTTCCAGCGTGAGTGGTTCGTCGGCGACGTCGAGTCGATACTCGAGGAGACCCTCGTAGATGCTCCCGAGGTGGCGGACGTCCAGCGAGGAGTAGTCGACGAAGGTTTTCCCGCCGCCGTCGCTCCGACTCCGAGTCAGCAGTTCGATTACCTCGGCGAGATGGGTATCACCCACCCGGTGATTCGCGAGGAACCGGGCTTCGGCGCTGTCGTCCTCGTCCGGATCGGTCCTGAACAGCCCACCGTTGTACGCCGGGATGTAGAGGTCCTCCTCTGGGATACTCCGCGACTTGCTCCCCTGATCGATGAGTTTGAACAGTTCGTCCAGCCGGTCCCAGAGGTCGTCCTGCCAGTCGCGATACTTCGGATTCGGACTGTCTAGTTCCTCGGCGATGTCCTGCTTGAGGGAGTTCAGGCTGTACGAGTCCTCGTAGATCTCGTTGTTCGTATCGAGCAGGTCGCGGCCCTCACTCTCGGCGTAGAGCACGAAGATGAGCCGATAGAGGTAGACGAGCGAACTGTCGTGGATGCGGTCGAGATCCGCTTTCGAGAGGTCGTTGCCCGGATACTGCATGAATCCCTCCGAGAGCACCTTGATCGCCTCGTACACGTTGTCTTGGAGGTCGTCCCCCAACTCTCGGGCGAAGACGGTGGACTCGTCGTAGACGTCGTCGAGGAAACAGTCACCGCTGGCGTCTTCGAGGAACGCGCCGTGGCGAAAGAAGAGGTAGAAGTACTTGAACTCCTCGAGGTCGCCCTGTTCGAGAACGGTCGGCAGGTCGACCTCGTAGTAGGAGTCGAGCCGGTGGCTCGTCGGAGCGTAGTAGAGCCGCCACTTCTTTCCGTCGGTGAGCACGGCCCACCGCGCCGGCGTCTCCTGCAGATAGACGTGAATCTGGTAGCTCGGATTCTCGAAGTCGCGCTCGTGGTCGCCACTCCCCCGGGTGTCGAGCGGTCGACCCCAGCGCTTGGCGTCCGCGACGGCGACGGCATCCTCGTAGAAATCGCCACCGTCCTCACGACGTTCGAACGCCCCACGAGCGGCGGCTTCGGACTCGAAGAAGCCGTAGTCGGGGCGGCGCTGGGTCCGACTGGTGCTCTCCTCGACTTCGAAGGGGATGCCCAGCTTCCGGAACATCGGCCGGATGAACTTCTCTTCGAGCTGGGATTCGTTGCGTTTGGGTGCGGTCTCTTTCTCGCGATTCCACAACGCTGCGATGTCCGCTTTCGTCTCGCGGAGTTCGTCTTCGTCGAGTTCGTCCCACGCCTCTGTCTCGGGGAGGTGCTTGTCGAGGTAGTGGTTCGAGAACAGGTCGCGATTCGTGCGGTAGGTGAGTGCCGTTGACATTATCAGTCGAGGGTGACGATGGCGAACTCTTCGGCGTCCTTGCTCTCGATGAGGGCGTGTGCGACGGCGTTGGCGTCGACGACCCCGCCGTCGACCGCGTCGTCGACAGCGACACCGAGCGTGTCCAGTTCGGGCCAGGAGGGGTCGATCCGACCGGGGTTCCCGGTTGTCTGTCCAGTTCGTTTCCCGTTCATCGGTGCTACCGGGTAGTTTCGACCGTCTCGTATAGTCTTTTCCTGGATAGGGATGAAACCGGTAGTCGTACTCACCGCATCGCTGCCCCGATCGGCCCCCGTCGGCTCGGCGAGATACGGCTCGATCGCGGAGTAGTCACTCCCCCCCCCGATTGCCGTCGCCGTCCGCACCTCTACCTGCCGTTCGGTCAAGTGGTGCGTGGCCCACGATCGCCGAAGGTCGTGACTCGACACTGCTCGCTCTCGGTCCGATCGATTGCTCCGACCGCCGCTTCCTTCACCCACTGCCGAATACCGACTTCGAAGCGTCGATCCACGGTCTCCCGTCTCTCGGCTACGTTTCCGTGAGAATCATCATGTGTTCGATACGGCCGCTGCCGGCATCCACGCAGCTCGCACGACGCCGTGGTCAGGTTGGGTCGATAGAATCGGTCAGGACAATCGAATAGGCGTGACCCATCTCACCCCGTCAGGATTCATTGCGTTCGTCGACGTAGTCCTGAATGTCCCGCATCGACTCTCTCTCCGCGTCGGTGAACCCGACCTCCTCGCCGACCTCTTTCATCCCTTTTAGAAGGCGATGGTTCTCTTCCAGACACTGTTCGAGGACTCCTATGACTTCCTCGATGGTGACGCCGTAGACCTCTTCGAAGTCGTTTCGAACCTGCGCCTCCGTGATACTGTCCTCGTCCTCGCTCATATGCTATCAACGACCGGCCAACGCAAATAAGGACACCTCGGAAACTATCGCGGAGGAGTGATTACGCAGTTGGAATCGGTACACCTCCGAACGAAGTCGCTACGCAGTGACGGACTTACTGATAGGCCGGTGTCAGGAGGTGGAGGTATCCCCGAGAGCGGATGGGGTGGATCCCTCCGACGTCGTACATCTCAGGCCACAGTTCTCGGGTGACCCGCTCACTGCCGTCAACCGGACGACCAGGGCTCCGGCGTGGCGCCTGCCACTCGACGGACGGGACCAGGCTATCGGCATCCACGACCGACGGAACGTGTCGCACCCGGTCGTGACCGTCGACGGTATACCTACGTCGAGCGCACGGCCGAGTGCAACGAGTGGTACTGGCGGACGCTCTCCGGATAACCCGGCGTCGGGGATTACGCACCCGGCTGTCGAACCGGCACACCCCCACCAGGCACGCCACGCCACCGACGTCCGCCGATCCGACACCGTCCCAGTCGACTCGCCCCAGTCTCGGACTACGCGAACGACAGCTCATCCAAACGGATAGAGAGCCGTTCCGCGGGACCGGACGCGGTGATCGACCAACCGTGAAGGGTCGCGAGCGTCCACACGTTCGCCAGCAGCATCCGGGACTCCTCGCCGGCCTCCTGTCCGTATTTGAACAGCGAGTCCGGATCGTCCGTCGAGAACGACTCGGCGTCGCTGCTGACACGAGCGCGTCGGGTTCCTCCTGTCGGACGTGGATGGTCGTCGCCCCCCGTTGGCTGGACAGCCGGAACAGGAGTCGGAAGAGTTCGGTACATCAGGTTCGTTCCCCCAAAACCTCGGTTCCGGATCCGGATTCGACCGTCAGGTCGCATTCGGGGACGGCGTCGCCCCGAGCCGATTCGAGGAGAGGACGGAGTCGCAGCGGTTCCATCTCCGTGATCGGCGTGCCGTACCGCAGGATTGCGATCAGATCGTCGGTAACGACGTTGATCCGCTCGGCCGCGATGATCACCGTCCGGAGGGTGTCGGCTCGGTCGGCCGATCCGTCGGCGTCGGATGGGCCGCCCTCCGTGCCGAGGCGCTCCAGGTTCCCGATCAGGATCGCGAGCGGATTCCGCATCTCGTGGGCGATCGCCTCGGTGACGTCCTGGATGTGTTCGGTCTGTCGCTGGAGGCGACGGCGCTGCTCCTCGAGGTCGGTCACGTCGGAGAGGATGACCGTGTAGCCGACCGTCTCCGCGCCGACCGAGACCGGTTCCCGGTCGACCTGGTAGGTTCGGATCCCCGTTTCGAGTGGGAGTTCGACGGTCGTCCCGTCGGCGTCCGCCAGCTCGGGGAAGACGTCGGAGAAGGGGTCGCCGACCCGCTCGGAGAGAGCCGAGACGGGCTCCATCGCACTGTGGTTGTAGTCTACGATCCGGTCGTTCCGGTCGGTGACGAGGATGAGACCGGGGAGCCGGTCGAGCAACTGGCGGCTGGCGGGCGTGTGGACGGCGAAGAACTCCTCGCGGGCGACGGTCACGACGCCGACTGCGAAGATCGCCGCACCGACCGGCTCGTAGTACAAGAGGGGTATGCTGTTCGGTCGCCACGCAACCACCAACTGCGGTACGGCCGGTAGTCCGATGGCCGCCGTGAGGAGACTCAGCCGGACCGTACCGTAGTTCGAGCGATGGTACCTTTCGAACAGCAGGTACAGTCCGACACCGGCAGCGACGTACGCGAGCGTCGTGACGAGCCAGTACAGTAGGCCGACGCTCGGCGCGAAGTGGACGAACGGCTCGGCCGAAACCGCCGGCTCGAAGTACGCCCGATGGAACGGGTCGGTCAGTTTGAGCGTGACGACCGAACTGACGAAGCCGACGGCGGCGAGTTGCAGTCGTGTGTCGAGATGGTAAGAGTGACCTGCGTAGGCCGAACAGAACCACAGCCACACGACCACGGTGGAGATGCCGACGACCAGTCCGAAGACGTAACTGGCGTACATCACCGCCTCGGAGACTGGCAACAGCAAGGGGACCGTCGCGAGAGCCCACAGCCCCGTCGTGACCAGAAAGACGGTCAGGGGGCGGCGGATCAGCGACGTTTCGAACGACTGGATCCGGTGTGCACTCCAGAAACAGCCTCCCGCGGCGACGGAGAAGAGCGCGACGAAAGCTGTATTTAAAATAGTTATCACACGGACCGATGTGGGTCGTAGTACCTTAACATGTCGAACGACGTGGTGAAAATTGACGGTTATGGAACGGGATCCGACGCCGGACGGATCGGGTCGAAAACGGCGAATCGGCCCACACGCCGTGTGGTCGATCCGACCGGACCGACTTTGATCAGTACACCTACGGTCTCACGGGAGCGACCAGCATCCGGACACCGGCACGTCACGTGCCGATCAGAGGTGCCAGGATGAAACGGAACCGCTCGGTCGTGCTCGCCGTCGTCGTCAGCACGTTCTTCGTCGGGTTCGGCGGGGGTGTGGTGTTCCCGATACTGCCGAACCTGGGGTCGATCCTCGGTATCTCGCCGTTCCTCGTCGGAGTGATCCTGAGCGCCAACCGCTTCACCCGCATCGTCGCGAACGCCCCAGCGGGATCGCTCGTCGACCGAGTCGGGACGCGTGGACCGCTGATCGCAGGCCTGTTCGTCGAGGCCGTCGCGACGCTCGGATACGTGGTGGCCATCGGGTCGTCGGCCCCCGAGTCCTGGTTCGTCGCCGCGCGGGTAGTGTGGGGCGTCGGAAGTGCGGTGGTGTTCGCCACCGCCTACACCATCGCCGCCGACGTGAGCGACGGCGACTCGCGGGGGACGAGCATGGGCGTCGTCCGCGGGGGGATCACCCTGGGGTTCCCCGCCGGCCTCGTGCTGGGCGGCGTCGTGAGCGACCTCTACAGCGTCTCGACGGCGTTCGTCGTCGCCGCCGGGTTCGCACTGGTGGCGAGCGCCGTCGCCTACGCGATGGTGCCCGAGACACACGTCTCCGGTCGGCGGACCGCCGTCCGGCCGTGGGAACTCGACACGACGCCGTCGACGCTGGCGGTCGGGCTCGTGAACTTCGGGCTGTTCTTCGCGTATCTCGGCGCGCTGTTCGCGACGCTAGTCCTGTTCGTGGAGGCGAAAGGCATCGGGATCTGGGGGTACGGTCCGCAGGCGATGTCGGGGCTGTTGATGGCGATCACCGTCCTCTCCGCCGCGGGGTTCATGCTCGGCGGCGGAAAACTGAGTGACCTCCACGGGACGCGACTCCCGACCCTCTTCGCCTTTCTCGGGGTCTCGTTCGTCGGCTTTCTCGCACTCGCGTTCGTCGACTCGCTTCTCCCCCTCGTCTTGGCCTGCGTGTGTATCGGAGCCGGACAGGGCGGGTCTAGCGGGCCGCTCATGGCGCTACTCGCCGACCTGACCCCCGACGAACGGATGGGGCGGGCGATGGGGACGAACAACGTCCTCGGCGACTTCGGGGGCGGCCTAGGTCCGGTGGTGACGCTGCCTCTGGTCGAACACGCCGGGTTCGCACCGATCTACGCCGCCTGTGCGGTCGTTCCGCTGGTGGCCGGAGCCGTCCTCCTCGGGAGCCTCTACACCGAGACAGTCGACGGGTGACCGCGCGCCGAACGGCCGGGAGAAGACCGGGCAGTCGGTCAGGACACCCGAATCGCGTCGCCGGAGCAACCGGACGGCGGCGAGGGGAGTTCCGGTTCGAGCGACAGGACCTGGACGACGACCGATCCGTTCCGTTGGCCCACGACACCACCTCGGAGGTGGATCCGCTCGCCGACGTACGACCGCTACGATCGCGTCGTGAATGCGGCCGTCCAAGTTTCGAGAAAGCGGGGGCTCGGACGGTCGTCGCGGGACGGGACCGGCACCGACGGTGGCCCTCCGGTGGACGGGCCACACGGGGGGCCGTCGGCATCGGATCGCAGTCGGACGGGTGGCATGTCGCGTGACTCGGGGACGCCTCGGCACCCGAGCGGTCAAGTATCTGTCATGGTACTAAGTAAAGCTTCCCATCAATTTTGCCACGAACGAAACCATCCCGATCCGGGGGCGGCGCCACGACACGACGATCAGTCGTCCGACGGCGGTTCACTCCGGTCGAGCAGGCTCACGACACGACCGAGTTCGGTCGCGACCACGCGGCGTTCGAGGAGCGAGACGCCGGCGACGACGATACAGAAGCCGACGACGGTGGCGAGCGTAACGGGTTCGCCGAGGAGGAGCCACCCGGTGAGCGCGGCGAACAGCGGGACGACGTAGGCGACCAGGTTCGTTCGGACGGGGCCGATCCGCCGGATGAGCGTGAAGTAGATGGGGTAGGCGACCGCAGTCGCGGGGACACCAACCACGAGGACTGAGAGGGCGAGCGCCCACGTCGTCGGCGTTCCGGCGGCGGACTCGCCGAGTCCGTAGCTCCACGCGTGGAGGAGGGTCGCGCCGAGCGCCATCGCCCACGCGGTCAGGGGGACACTGTCGAGGGTCGCGTCGATCCGGCGCATGAGCACGCTCCCGACGGCGATACCCGCCGCGGCGGCGAGGACGTACAGTTGCCCGAGGGTCGACCCGGCCGTGAGCGTCTCGGGTGACGGCTGGACGATGACGACGACCCCAACTAGGCCGAGACCGATGCCGACGACGCCACGGGCGTCGAGTCGCTGGCCGAGCAACACGACGGCGGCGGCGGGCGAGAGGATCGGGTTGAGGCTGTACATCACGGACGCCGCCGCGGGCGTGATCGTCCGCTGTCCGAGAAAGAGGAGGCCGTTGTTCACCGCGACGATGGTGACGGCACCGACGACGAGACCGGCGAGGTCCGCCCGACACCGGGGAACCCACGCGTCGTGTCGCCACGCCGCGTACAGCAGGAGGAGCGGAGCGGCCACGTCGAAGCGAAGCGCCGCGAAGAAGACCGGCGGGAGCGTCTCCAGACCGGCCTTGATCGCGACGAACGAACTGCCGAACAGCGCCCCGAGGAGGACGAACAACCCTGCGTTCCGGTATCGGCCGAGGGACACGGTGATCCGTAGCCCGCGGGACGGGTTGGGTGTGTCGATCCGCGGCGGTCCGGGGGTGGGCTTAACCGCCCTCGACCCTCCCGTCGAGTCGTGACCGACGACCGCCAGCGGTGGAACGAGAAGTACAGCACCGACGACGAGTTCGAACTGCCGGAGGAGCCGATCCCGGCACTAGCGCGGTGGATCGACACCCT includes the following:
- a CDS encoding DMT family transporter, translating into MSLGRYRNAGLFVLLGALFGSSFVAIKAGLETLPPVFFAALRFDVAAPLLLLYAAWRHDAWVPRCRADLAGLVVGAVTIVAVNNGLLFLGQRTITPAAASVMYSLNPILSPAAAVVLLGQRLDARGVVGIGLGLVGVVVIVQPSPETLTAGSTLGQLYVLAAAAGIAVGSVLMRRIDATLDSVPLTAWAMALGATLLHAWSYGLGESAAGTPTTWALALSVLVVGVPATAVAYPIYFTLIRRIGPVRTNLVAYVVPLFAALTGWLLLGEPVTLATVVGFCIVVAGVSLLERRVVATELGRVVSLLDRSEPPSDD
- a CDS encoding MFS transporter, giving the protein MKRNRSVVLAVVVSTFFVGFGGGVVFPILPNLGSILGISPFLVGVILSANRFTRIVANAPAGSLVDRVGTRGPLIAGLFVEAVATLGYVVAIGSSAPESWFVAARVVWGVGSAVVFATAYTIAADVSDGDSRGTSMGVVRGGITLGFPAGLVLGGVVSDLYSVSTAFVVAAGFALVASAVAYAMVPETHVSGRRTAVRPWELDTTPSTLAVGLVNFGLFFAYLGALFATLVLFVEAKGIGIWGYGPQAMSGLLMAITVLSAAGFMLGGGKLSDLHGTRLPTLFAFLGVSFVGFLALAFVDSLLPLVLACVCIGAGQGGSSGPLMALLADLTPDERMGRAMGTNNVLGDFGGGLGPVVTLPLVEHAGFAPIYAACAVVPLVAGAVLLGSLYTETVDG